A genomic segment from Lates calcarifer isolate ASB-BC8 linkage group LG13, TLL_Latcal_v3, whole genome shotgun sequence encodes:
- the LOC108878002 gene encoding cytochrome c oxidase subunit 7C, mitochondrial, translating into MLGQAVRRFTTSAVRSSHYAEGPGKNLPFSVDNKWRLLGMMVLFFGSGFTFPFIVVRHQILKK; encoded by the exons ATGTTGGGACAAGCTGTGAGACGGTTCACAACGTCTGCTGTTCGTTCTTCACACTATGCTGAAGGACCAGGCAAG AACCTGCCATTTTCCGTGGACAACAAGTGGCGTCTGCTGGGAATGATGGTGTTGTTCTTTGGCAGTGGTTTTACATTCCCCTTCATCGTCGTCAGACACCAGATCCTAAAGAAGTAA